In the Burkholderia cenocepacia genome, one interval contains:
- a CDS encoding heavy metal translocating P-type ATPase produces the protein MTEPLASAALQTIELNVDGMHCGGCTGRVQRALAAVPGVVDAAVDLDAHTATVTAQETVAPDQLVNAVHQAGYRAAVRDAAGEAVARPHAAHTTADATPSAPAAATTIELDIDGMTCASCVSRVEKALVKVPGVTRASVNLATERATVDASAGVSATQLADAVKQAGYGATPTASDIDVPALAPTLPTAPASIELDIDGMTCASCVSRVEKALAKVPGVTRASVNLATERATVDASDDVSAAQLVDAVKQAGYGATPTAVAAPSATPASADVELDISGMTCASCAGRVEKALAAVPGVARATVNLATERASVHGAGALDAATLIAAVTTAGYRASLPAASSASAPAGADLQPASPAQDPDARKRREAIRERTLVIGAAMLSAPLVAPMLAAPFGIDLMLPGWLQLVLASIVQFGFGARFYRAAWHAVKARTGNMDLLVALGTSAAYGLSLWMLLRDPAHPGHLYFEASAVIVTLVRFGKWLESRAKRQTTEAIRALNALRPDRARVVEHGVERDVPLSQVRVGTRVGIRPGERVPVDGRIVSGRSHIDESLITGESLPVPKDDGDAVTAGSINGEGALVVETTAIGAETTLARIIRLVESAQAEKAPIQRLVDRVSEVFVPAILGIAVLTLVGWLIAGAGTETAILNAVAVLVIACPCALGLATPAAIMAGTGVAARHGVLIKDAQALELAQRTTVIAFDKTGTLTEGKPSVTAFDAVGVPRAEALALAAAVQRQSDHPLARAVVAAHDADVAAQGGAAESVVATDARAVAGRGVEAHVGGQQLALGSTRWRDELGIAVPPALDAHAAELERAGNTISWLMRADTPRAVLALIAFGDTVKPGARDAIAALSARGVASALVTGDNRGSAAAVAAALGIGEVHAQVLPDDKARVVAELKRTHGGIVAMVGDGINDAPALAAADVGIAMATGTDVAMHTAGITLMRGDPALVADAIDISKRTYRKIQQNLFWAFVYNLVGVPLAALGLLNPVIAGAAMAFSSVSVVTNALLLRRWKGRAR, from the coding sequence ATGACTGAACCACTTGCCTCCGCGGCGCTGCAAACGATCGAGCTGAACGTCGACGGCATGCATTGCGGCGGCTGCACGGGCCGCGTGCAGCGCGCGCTGGCCGCCGTGCCGGGCGTCGTCGATGCGGCGGTCGATCTGGATGCGCATACGGCGACGGTCACCGCGCAGGAAACCGTCGCGCCGGATCAGCTCGTGAACGCCGTCCATCAGGCCGGCTATCGCGCCGCGGTGCGCGACGCGGCCGGCGAAGCCGTCGCGCGCCCGCATGCGGCGCACACGACAGCGGACGCAACGCCGTCTGCGCCGGCTGCCGCCACGACGATCGAACTCGATATCGATGGCATGACCTGCGCGTCGTGCGTGTCGCGCGTCGAGAAGGCGCTCGTCAAGGTGCCGGGCGTCACGCGTGCATCGGTCAACCTGGCGACCGAACGTGCGACGGTCGACGCGTCGGCCGGCGTTTCGGCCACGCAATTGGCGGATGCCGTGAAGCAGGCCGGCTACGGCGCGACGCCGACGGCGTCGGACATCGACGTCCCGGCCCTCGCCCCTACCCTGCCCACCGCGCCCGCAAGTATCGAACTCGACATCGACGGGATGACCTGCGCGTCCTGCGTGTCGCGCGTCGAGAAGGCGCTCGCGAAGGTGCCGGGCGTCACGCGTGCATCGGTCAACCTCGCAACCGAACGCGCGACGGTCGACGCATCGGACGACGTATCCGCCGCCCAGCTTGTCGATGCGGTGAAACAGGCCGGCTACGGCGCGACACCGACTGCCGTCGCCGCGCCGTCCGCCACGCCCGCTTCCGCCGACGTCGAACTCGACATCAGCGGCATGACCTGCGCGTCCTGCGCCGGCCGCGTCGAAAAAGCGCTGGCCGCCGTGCCGGGCGTCGCCCGGGCGACGGTCAATCTCGCGACCGAACGCGCGTCGGTGCACGGCGCCGGCGCACTCGACGCCGCCACGCTGATCGCAGCGGTCACCACAGCCGGCTACCGTGCGTCGCTTCCGGCCGCGTCATCCGCCAGCGCACCGGCCGGCGCCGACTTACAGCCGGCCAGCCCCGCGCAGGACCCCGACGCCCGCAAGCGCCGCGAAGCGATTCGCGAACGCACCCTCGTGATCGGCGCCGCCATGCTGAGCGCGCCGCTCGTCGCGCCGATGCTCGCCGCACCGTTCGGTATCGACCTGATGCTGCCCGGCTGGCTTCAGTTGGTGCTCGCGTCGATCGTGCAATTCGGCTTCGGCGCGCGCTTCTACCGGGCGGCCTGGCATGCGGTGAAGGCACGCACCGGCAACATGGACCTGCTCGTCGCGCTCGGCACGTCGGCCGCGTACGGGCTGAGCCTGTGGATGCTGCTGCGCGATCCCGCGCATCCCGGTCATCTGTATTTCGAAGCGTCGGCCGTCATCGTCACGCTCGTGCGCTTCGGCAAGTGGCTCGAATCGCGCGCGAAGCGCCAGACCACCGAGGCGATCCGCGCGCTGAACGCGCTGCGCCCCGACCGCGCGCGCGTCGTCGAGCACGGCGTGGAACGCGACGTGCCGCTGTCGCAGGTGCGCGTCGGCACGCGCGTCGGCATCCGGCCCGGCGAGCGCGTGCCCGTCGACGGACGGATCGTGTCGGGCCGCTCGCACATCGACGAATCGCTGATCACCGGCGAAAGCCTGCCCGTGCCGAAGGACGATGGCGACGCCGTCACGGCCGGCTCGATCAACGGCGAAGGCGCGCTCGTCGTCGAAACCACCGCGATCGGCGCGGAGACGACGCTCGCGCGCATCATCCGCCTCGTCGAATCCGCACAGGCCGAGAAGGCGCCGATCCAGCGGCTCGTCGATCGCGTCAGCGAGGTGTTCGTGCCGGCGATCCTCGGCATCGCCGTGCTGACGCTCGTCGGCTGGCTGATCGCCGGCGCCGGGACGGAAACCGCGATCCTCAACGCGGTCGCGGTGCTCGTGATCGCGTGCCCGTGCGCGCTCGGTCTCGCGACGCCCGCCGCGATCATGGCCGGCACGGGCGTCGCGGCCCGGCACGGCGTGCTGATCAAGGACGCGCAGGCGCTCGAGCTCGCGCAACGCACGACCGTGATCGCGTTCGACAAGACCGGCACGCTGACCGAAGGCAAGCCGTCCGTGACGGCGTTCGACGCCGTCGGCGTGCCGCGCGCCGAAGCGCTCGCGCTCGCGGCGGCCGTGCAGCGGCAGAGCGACCATCCGCTCGCGCGTGCGGTGGTCGCCGCGCACGACGCGGACGTGGCCGCACAGGGCGGTGCGGCCGAGTCGGTCGTCGCGACCGATGCGCGCGCGGTGGCCGGGCGCGGCGTGGAAGCGCACGTCGGCGGGCAACAGCTTGCGCTCGGCAGCACGCGCTGGCGCGACGAACTCGGCATCGCGGTGCCGCCGGCGCTCGATGCGCATGCGGCGGAACTCGAACGCGCGGGCAACACGATCTCGTGGCTGATGCGTGCCGATACGCCGCGCGCGGTGCTCGCGCTGATCGCCTTCGGCGACACCGTGAAGCCGGGCGCCCGCGACGCGATCGCGGCGCTGTCAGCGCGCGGCGTCGCGAGCGCGCTCGTGACGGGCGACAACCGCGGCAGCGCGGCGGCCGTCGCGGCGGCGCTCGGCATCGGCGAAGTGCACGCGCAGGTGCTGCCCGACGACAAGGCACGGGTCGTCGCCGAGCTGAAGCGCACGCACGGCGGAATCGTCGCGATGGTCGGCGACGGGATCAACGATGCGCCCGCGCTCGCCGCGGCGGACGTCGGCATCGCGATGGCGACCGGCACCGACGTCGCGATGCACACGGCCGGCATCACGCTGATGCGCGGCGACCCGGCGCTCGTCGCCGACGCGATCGACATTTCCAAACGCACGTACCGCAAGATCCAGCAGAACCTGTTCTGGGCGTTCGTGTACAACCTGGTCGGCGTGCCGCTCGCGGCGCTCGGCTTGCTGAATCCGGTGATCGCGGGCGCGGCGATGGCGTTTTCGAGCGTCAGCGTCGTGACCAACGCGTTGCTGCTGCGGAGATGGA
- a CDS encoding DUF748 domain-containing protein, with amino-acid sequence MASADKETVPSTLHALGGVARSRRTRRIGIGLLIFLVLFGLLGFFAAPPLIRHVAEQQLSKQLDRPATIQRIALNPYTLNLEADGIHLGERGGQGDFIDIGKLVVRPSWSSLFRGAPIVNEVRLDSPRFHVVRYDAQRFNFTDLIEKFSSPTPKSDSKPTQFSVSNIQVNDGRIDFDDRLLNEKHVVDNWTLGIPYIATLASKTDIFVEPKLRARFDGSPISIDGKTKPFAQSRESEIALKFDRLDVPKLISYVPAKLPVAVTSGLLSSNLTVNFVMSGETPALRVSGTVDLNDAKVTDRASAPLFAARGVHVAAAGLEPLRNAMHFDEIRLDQPVIDLSRDRQGVLNVEKLVAQPAAAPKAEAGKPAASAAAVPGASAASGAAVAAASGAKAEGSAAAKEAPPLDLTIRHVAIDGGTINVDDRVPATPTALSLTKLAATLDGFSLQGKTPAKYTLSTSLSRGGDVTAEGAFNLAAKQADTKLTVAALALPALQPYLGEATRARVLDGTLGATVNAKTDWGKTPLAAEVADSTVSLKSLKIAAPDNKAPAIALPDASAKIAKIDVAARTAEIASVDATGLALDVKRLKDGKIDLAALAEPAQAAVPPRTVARKAQAAAPSWHYRIDALNVKEASANFTDLSTPRPVKLAIKPLELSVQKVSDDLTKPLPVQLKATLNRKGSLNVTGDVTAQPLKLGLKINGNRLDAAAFEPYFGSALNATIASALLNAQGNLTFAQVKDTPRATYRGDVALVDVRMLDKATSDPFAGWRSLALSNLKANYDEKGTDVDAARVTFSNFYGRVLLDAQGRLNLKDVVAKETGPAQSLTRDASKGEPVPLSPGVTPPAAAQAASAAAAQQASVPAAASATVVVKAAPQPQNPVRMHFGELLLQNGRVTYTDNFIKPNYTANLVAIKGTVGAFGTDSTTSAPVDVAANLAGNGPISIKGSVNPLIEKPALDLTATAHDIELTNLTPYSAKYAGYPITKGKLNVDLHYQLANDQLSANNHIFIDQLTFGDRVENDTATKLPVKLAISLLKNTRGQIDVNLPVSGSLSNPEFSVGGLIWHAVLNLIAKAVTSPFTLLANAFGGSGGEDLGYVEFAPGSYALTDAQQKKLDTVVKMLTEKPSIRLDLIGRVDPAQDTPGLRDAYVERLVRQQKLKDVVGQGESIDPMSVKVDKAEYSKYLTRAYKAADFKKPRNLVGLQKTLPDADMKQALADHAPADDNALRALAQQRAQAVRQYLDGKIDSSRMFVVAPKLDAKGISDKGATTRVDFGLQ; translated from the coding sequence ATGGCAAGCGCAGACAAAGAAACCGTACCCTCGACCCTCCATGCCCTCGGCGGCGTTGCACGCTCGCGCCGGACCAGGCGTATCGGCATCGGCCTGTTGATCTTCCTCGTTTTATTCGGACTGCTCGGCTTCTTCGCGGCGCCGCCGTTGATCCGCCATGTCGCCGAACAGCAGTTGAGCAAGCAGCTCGACCGGCCGGCCACGATCCAGCGCATCGCACTGAACCCGTACACGCTGAACCTCGAAGCCGATGGCATTCATCTCGGCGAGCGCGGCGGCCAGGGCGACTTCATCGACATCGGCAAGCTCGTCGTGAGGCCGTCGTGGTCGTCGCTGTTCCGCGGCGCGCCGATCGTCAACGAGGTCCGGCTCGATTCGCCGCGCTTTCACGTCGTTCGCTACGACGCGCAGCGCTTCAACTTCACCGACCTGATCGAGAAGTTCTCGTCGCCGACGCCGAAGTCCGACAGCAAGCCGACGCAATTCTCGGTGTCGAACATCCAGGTCAACGACGGCCGGATCGACTTCGACGATCGCCTGCTGAACGAAAAGCACGTGGTCGACAACTGGACGCTCGGCATTCCGTACATCGCGACGCTGGCCTCGAAGACCGACATCTTCGTCGAGCCGAAGCTGCGTGCGCGCTTCGACGGCAGCCCGATCTCGATCGACGGCAAGACCAAGCCGTTCGCGCAGTCGCGCGAATCGGAGATCGCGCTGAAGTTCGACCGCCTCGACGTGCCGAAGCTGATCTCGTACGTGCCGGCGAAGCTGCCGGTGGCCGTGACGAGCGGCCTGCTCAGCAGCAACCTCACGGTCAATTTCGTGATGAGCGGCGAGACGCCCGCGCTGCGCGTGTCGGGCACCGTCGACCTGAACGACGCGAAGGTGACCGACCGCGCGTCGGCGCCGCTGTTCGCCGCGCGCGGCGTGCACGTCGCGGCGGCCGGGCTGGAACCGCTGCGCAACGCGATGCACTTCGACGAGATCCGGCTCGACCAGCCGGTGATCGACCTGTCGCGCGACAGGCAGGGCGTGCTGAACGTCGAGAAGCTCGTCGCGCAACCGGCCGCCGCGCCGAAGGCCGAAGCCGGCAAGCCGGCCGCGTCGGCCGCCGCCGTTCCCGGTGCGTCCGCCGCGTCCGGTGCGGCCGTTGCCGCCGCCAGCGGCGCGAAGGCCGAAGGCAGCGCCGCCGCGAAGGAAGCGCCGCCGCTCGACCTGACGATCCGCCATGTCGCGATCGACGGCGGCACGATCAACGTCGACGACCGCGTGCCGGCCACGCCGACCGCGCTGTCGCTGACGAAGCTCGCCGCGACGCTCGACGGCTTCTCGCTGCAGGGCAAGACGCCCGCCAAGTACACGCTGTCGACGTCGCTGTCGCGCGGCGGCGACGTGACGGCCGAAGGCGCGTTCAATCTCGCCGCGAAGCAGGCCGACACGAAGCTGACGGTCGCCGCGCTCGCGCTGCCGGCGCTGCAGCCGTATCTCGGCGAGGCGACGCGTGCGCGCGTGCTCGACGGCACGCTCGGCGCGACCGTCAACGCGAAGACCGACTGGGGCAAGACGCCGCTCGCCGCGGAAGTCGCCGACAGCACGGTCAGCCTCAAGTCGCTGAAGATCGCCGCGCCGGACAACAAGGCGCCCGCGATCGCGCTGCCCGACGCGAGCGCGAAGATCGCGAAGATCGACGTCGCCGCGCGCACCGCCGAGATCGCGAGCGTCGACGCGACTGGCCTCGCGCTCGACGTGAAGCGCCTGAAGGACGGCAAGATCGACCTCGCGGCGCTGGCCGAACCCGCGCAAGCCGCGGTGCCGCCGCGCACGGTCGCGCGCAAGGCCCAGGCTGCCGCGCCGTCGTGGCACTACCGGATCGACGCGCTGAACGTGAAGGAGGCGTCCGCGAACTTCACCGACCTGTCGACGCCGCGCCCGGTGAAGCTGGCGATCAAGCCGCTGGAGCTGTCGGTGCAGAAGGTGAGCGACGACCTGACGAAGCCGCTGCCGGTGCAACTGAAGGCGACGCTGAACCGCAAGGGCTCGCTGAACGTGACGGGCGACGTGACCGCGCAGCCGCTGAAGCTCGGCCTGAAGATCAACGGCAACCGCCTCGATGCGGCCGCGTTCGAGCCGTACTTCGGCAGCGCGCTGAACGCGACGATCGCGAGCGCGCTGCTCAACGCGCAGGGCAACCTGACGTTCGCGCAGGTGAAGGACACGCCGCGCGCGACCTATCGCGGCGACGTCGCGCTGGTCGACGTGCGGATGCTCGACAAGGCGACTTCCGATCCGTTCGCCGGCTGGCGCTCGCTCGCGCTGTCGAACCTGAAGGCGAACTACGACGAGAAGGGCACCGACGTCGACGCCGCGCGCGTGACGTTCTCGAACTTCTACGGCCGCGTGCTGCTCGACGCACAGGGCCGGCTGAACCTGAAGGACGTGGTCGCGAAGGAGACGGGCCCCGCGCAGTCGCTCACGCGCGACGCGAGCAAGGGCGAGCCGGTGCCGCTGTCGCCGGGCGTGACGCCGCCGGCCGCCGCGCAGGCCGCGTCGGCCGCGGCCGCGCAGCAGGCGTCCGTGCCGGCCGCCGCGTCGGCGACGGTGGTCGTGAAGGCCGCGCCGCAGCCGCAGAACCCGGTGCGGATGCACTTCGGCGAACTGCTGTTGCAGAACGGCCGCGTCACGTACACGGACAACTTCATCAAGCCGAACTACACGGCGAACCTCGTCGCGATCAAGGGCACGGTCGGCGCGTTCGGCACGGATTCGACGACGTCCGCGCCGGTCGACGTCGCCGCGAACCTCGCGGGCAACGGGCCGATCTCGATCAAGGGCTCGGTGAACCCGCTGATCGAGAAGCCGGCGCTCGACCTCACGGCCACCGCGCACGACATCGAGCTGACCAACCTGACGCCGTATTCGGCGAAGTACGCAGGCTATCCGATCACGAAGGGCAAGCTCAACGTCGACCTGCACTACCAGCTCGCGAATGACCAGCTGTCGGCGAACAACCACATCTTCATCGACCAGCTGACGTTCGGCGATCGCGTCGAGAACGACACCGCGACGAAGCTGCCGGTGAAGCTCGCGATCTCGCTCTTGAAGAACACGCGCGGCCAGATCGACGTGAATCTACCGGTGTCGGGCTCGCTGTCGAATCCGGAGTTCAGCGTCGGCGGGCTGATCTGGCACGCGGTGCTGAACCTGATCGCGAAGGCCGTCACGTCGCCGTTCACGCTGCTCGCGAATGCGTTCGGCGGCAGCGGCGGCGAGGATCTCGGCTACGTCGAGTTCGCGCCGGGTTCGTACGCGTTGACCGACGCGCAGCAGAAGAAGCTCGACACCGTCGTGAAGATGCTGACCGAGAAGCCGTCGATCCGCCTCGACCTGATCGGCCGCGTCGATCCGGCGCAGGACACGCCGGGGCTGCGCGACGCGTACGTCGAGCGACTGGTGCGCCAGCAGAAGCTGAAGGACGTGGTGGGTCAGGGCGAGAGCATCGATCCGATGTCGGTGAAGGTCGACAAGGCCGAATACTCGAAGTACCTGACGCGTGCGTACAAGGCCGCCGATTTCAAGAAGCCGCGCAACCTGGTGGGCTTGCAGAAGACGCTGCCCGATGCGGACATGAAGCAGGCGCTCGCCGATCACGCGCCGGCCGACGACAATGCGCTGCGTGCGCTCGCGCAGCAGCGCGCGCAGGCCGTGCGCCAGTATCTCGATGGCAAGATCGATTCGAGCCGCATGTTCGTCGTCGCGCCGAAGCTCGACGCGAAGGGCATCTCGGACAAGGGCGCGACGACCCGCGTCGACTTCGGGCTGCAGTAA
- a CDS encoding type II toxin-antitoxin system HicB family antitoxin — MTQDHFTYRVTWSPEDGEHVGLCAEFPSLSWLDATPEGALVGIRRLVADVVRDLTANGEKVPEPIADRPYSGEFKVRIPPQAHRALVIQAAEQGVSLNRLASAKLCA, encoded by the coding sequence ATGACCCAAGACCACTTTACGTACCGCGTAACGTGGTCCCCGGAGGACGGGGAGCACGTCGGCCTCTGCGCGGAATTCCCGTCTCTTTCGTGGCTCGATGCAACCCCGGAAGGCGCGCTGGTCGGCATTCGCCGGCTCGTTGCCGACGTCGTGCGCGACCTGACCGCGAACGGCGAAAAGGTGCCCGAACCGATCGCCGACCGACCCTACAGCGGCGAATTCAAGGTCCGCATCCCGCCGCAGGCGCACCGCGCGCTCGTCATCCAGGCCGCCGAACAGGGCGTCAGCCTCAATCGCCTGGCAAGCGCCAAGCTCTGCGCCTGA
- a CDS encoding DUF1254 domain-containing protein has protein sequence MIENQRESVSLRRACASLAIAALLAGCASQPDAIQRKTGWMRAEVADSYIYAYPLVLMDVAKEAATGGDGAQPGQAPLNTLRHAQALPPVGAVNPPLPGVDTLDSTGWLDVAAEPVIVTLPDTRGRYWDARALDMWTNVLWSSSSVAARGARGAGRSQTIAFAAKDWQGTLPKGVQRVDVPSANAWLEVRLQTSGGRDLTNVKKLQRAIRVVPLSVYTGAERGASVAVHAGSAPSEAVGGGTPAEQVAALDPKAFFTRFARALQDNPAPADDAHAQESLGDIGVTAGYPVLWTGDRLTAATAGVAEARARLATPPSNLLNANGWTWLGDTAGKYGQDYALRAYAAYTQFGTATRDDETLAITRVDSDGHALNGANRYVLHFAPGALPPVRAFWTLTPYTTNGALPDVGSARRSLGDRDRLRRNHDGSIDIVVSASPGGTHAANWLPAPRTDFALALRLYAPKPQASDGSWMPPVVVRK, from the coding sequence ATGATTGAAAACCAGCGAGAATCAGTTTCTCTGCGACGCGCGTGCGCGTCGCTGGCCATTGCGGCGTTGCTTGCAGGATGCGCGTCGCAACCGGACGCGATCCAGCGGAAAACCGGCTGGATGCGCGCGGAAGTCGCCGACTCCTATATCTATGCGTATCCGCTCGTGCTGATGGACGTCGCGAAGGAAGCGGCGACGGGCGGCGACGGCGCGCAGCCGGGGCAGGCGCCGCTCAACACGCTGCGCCACGCGCAGGCGCTGCCGCCCGTCGGCGCGGTCAATCCGCCGCTGCCGGGCGTCGACACGCTCGACTCGACCGGCTGGCTCGACGTCGCCGCCGAACCCGTGATCGTCACGCTGCCCGACACGCGCGGCCGCTATTGGGACGCACGCGCGCTCGACATGTGGACGAACGTGCTGTGGTCGTCGTCGAGCGTCGCGGCGCGCGGCGCCCGTGGCGCCGGGCGGTCGCAAACGATTGCCTTCGCCGCGAAGGACTGGCAGGGCACGCTGCCGAAGGGCGTGCAGCGTGTCGACGTGCCGTCCGCCAATGCGTGGCTCGAAGTGCGGCTGCAGACGAGCGGCGGGCGCGATCTGACGAACGTGAAGAAATTGCAGCGCGCGATCCGCGTGGTGCCGCTGTCGGTCTACACGGGCGCCGAGCGCGGCGCATCGGTCGCGGTCCATGCGGGCAGCGCACCATCCGAAGCGGTGGGCGGCGGCACGCCGGCCGAACAAGTGGCCGCGCTCGACCCGAAGGCGTTCTTCACGCGCTTCGCGCGGGCGCTGCAGGACAATCCGGCGCCGGCCGACGACGCACACGCGCAGGAATCGCTCGGCGACATCGGCGTGACGGCCGGCTACCCGGTGCTGTGGACGGGCGACCGTCTGACGGCCGCGACGGCCGGCGTCGCCGAGGCGCGCGCGCGGCTCGCGACCCCGCCGTCGAACCTGCTGAACGCGAACGGCTGGACCTGGCTCGGCGATACGGCCGGCAAGTACGGCCAGGACTACGCGCTGCGCGCGTATGCGGCCTACACGCAGTTCGGCACCGCGACGCGCGACGACGAGACGCTCGCGATCACCCGCGTCGACAGCGACGGCCACGCGCTGAACGGCGCGAACCGGTACGTGCTGCATTTCGCGCCGGGCGCGCTGCCGCCGGTGCGCGCGTTCTGGACGCTCACGCCGTACACCACCAACGGCGCGTTGCCCGACGTCGGGTCGGCGCGCCGCTCGCTCGGCGATCGCGACCGGCTGCGCCGCAACCACGACGGCTCGATCGACATCGTCGTGTCGGCGTCGCCGGGCGGCACGCATGCGGCCAACTGGCTGCCGGCGCCGCGGACCGATTTCGCGCTCGCGTTGCGCCTGTACGCGCCGAAGCCGCAGGCGAGCGACGGCTCGTGGATGCCGCCCGTCGTCGTCCGGAAATGA